The following are encoded in a window of Bradyrhizobium guangdongense genomic DNA:
- a CDS encoding alpha/beta fold hydrolase — MIHFSCSSEPPTIAGNRGSAGATRGAVLAGSVTAVGLGTSSPAQALVPQATTGIRHKWVRADGVEVFYREAGPADAPTLLLLHGFANSSFYFRHLMPQLADRFRLIAPDLPSFGFTQIPAERNYAYKFDSLSRTIAAFVDALELKRYVLYVFDYGAPVGWDLALTYPDRVAGIISQNGNAYIEGLRPEAWNPLRSYWASPSPDKREPIRARMSLDGVRAAYFHGVADPSNIEPESYTLDAAILARPGNAELQIDLKLDYNRNIARYPLYQDFFRRQQPRLLAIWGKRDPFFGPEGAEAFRRDIPATRIVLLDTGHFALETEGDMIGDEIRHFLLD, encoded by the coding sequence ATGATTCACTTTTCATGTTCATCCGAGCCGCCAACGATCGCGGGAAATCGAGGTTCAGCCGGCGCTACGCGAGGCGCCGTGCTGGCAGGCAGCGTGACGGCCGTTGGCCTAGGTACGTCCTCGCCGGCGCAAGCATTGGTTCCACAGGCCACGACCGGAATACGGCACAAATGGGTCCGCGCCGACGGCGTCGAAGTGTTCTACCGTGAAGCCGGTCCCGCCGACGCACCCACCTTGCTGCTGCTACACGGCTTTGCGAATTCCTCCTTCTATTTTCGTCACCTGATGCCACAACTGGCAGACCGGTTCCGGCTGATCGCGCCGGACCTGCCATCGTTCGGCTTCACGCAAATCCCGGCCGAGCGAAATTACGCCTACAAATTCGACTCGCTGTCCCGCACCATTGCCGCGTTCGTCGATGCCCTGGAACTCAAGCGCTACGTGCTCTACGTCTTCGATTACGGCGCGCCGGTCGGCTGGGATTTGGCACTGACATATCCCGACCGTGTGGCCGGAATCATCAGCCAAAACGGCAATGCCTATATCGAAGGCCTGAGGCCTGAGGCGTGGAATCCCCTACGCTCTTATTGGGCGAGCCCGAGCCCTGACAAGCGCGAGCCGATCCGCGCGCGGATGAGCCTCGATGGGGTGAGAGCGGCTTATTTCCATGGCGTGGCCGATCCATCGAACATCGAGCCAGAGTCCTACACGCTCGATGCGGCGATCTTGGCCCGACCAGGCAATGCAGAGCTGCAGATCGATCTCAAGCTGGACTACAACCGCAACATTGCGCGCTATCCGCTCTATCAGGACTTCTTTCGCCGGCAGCAGCCCAGACTGCTCGCTATTTGGGGAAAACGCGATCCATTTTTCGGTCCAGAGGGTGCAGAAGCGTTCCGGCGCGATATCCCCGCCACCCGCATCGTTCTTCTCGATACAGGCCACTTCGCGCTTGAAACAGAAGGTGACATGATCGGCGATGAGATCCGGCATTTCCTACTGGACTGA
- a CDS encoding VOC family protein, whose product MSMTELQIESAAKAFRASTIDMRLEVVVIPVSDVDRAKRFYSDLGWRLDIDFIDGDDYRVIQFTPPGSGCSVIFGRNVTSALPGSVQGLHLIVSDIEAARADLIRRGIAISEPFHDTGGIFHHADGKRIVPGPNPQRKSYASFASFSDPDGNGWVLQEVTARLTGHLEPGENRFTPEITELVLRALASKHR is encoded by the coding sequence ATGAGCATGACTGAATTGCAAATTGAGTCTGCTGCGAAGGCGTTTCGCGCGAGCACGATCGACATGAGGCTCGAGGTTGTCGTGATCCCCGTTTCCGACGTCGATCGCGCCAAGCGTTTCTACAGCGATCTCGGCTGGAGGCTCGACATAGACTTCATCGACGGCGACGACTACCGGGTGATCCAGTTCACGCCGCCAGGATCCGGGTGTTCGGTGATCTTCGGCAGGAACGTGACGTCGGCCTTGCCGGGATCGGTGCAGGGACTGCACCTGATCGTCTCCGACATCGAGGCGGCGCGCGCCGACCTGATCCGCCGCGGCATCGCGATCAGCGAGCCCTTCCACGACACCGGCGGGATCTTCCACCACGCCGACGGCAAGCGCATCGTCCCCGGCCCCAATCCGCAGCGCAAGAGCTACGCCTCATTCGCTTCATTCAGCGATCCCGACGGCAATGGCTGGGTACTGCAGGAGGTCACGGCCCGACTGACGGGGCATCTCGAACCCGGCGAGAACCGCTTCACGCCCGAGATCACGGAGCTGGTTCTGCGCGCGCTGGCCAGCAAGCATCGTTGA
- a CDS encoding GlcG/HbpS family heme-binding protein, whose protein sequence is MDLLALAKDIADRVEAQSARSKVPVAVCVIDIHGNIVLKHRMNGAPAFSIEVAERKAYTAALVGLRTADIAPLVQPGQDLFPLMGLSGGRFCSMAGGAPVTSEGQLVAGVGVSGGTVAQDVAILEAALRDTATPALAAAS, encoded by the coding sequence ATGGACTTGCTTGCTCTTGCGAAGGATATCGCGGACCGAGTCGAAGCACAGTCGGCCCGCTCCAAGGTGCCGGTCGCAGTTTGCGTGATCGACATTCACGGCAACATCGTTCTCAAGCACCGCATGAACGGGGCGCCTGCCTTCTCGATCGAGGTCGCGGAACGCAAAGCCTACACTGCCGCACTGGTCGGGCTTCGCACGGCCGACATCGCACCGCTAGTACAGCCGGGGCAGGACCTCTTTCCTCTGATGGGTCTCTCCGGCGGACGGTTTTGCTCCATGGCAGGCGGCGCGCCGGTCACGAGCGAAGGGCAATTGGTCGCTGGTGTCGGCGTCAGTGGTGGCACCGTCGCACAGGACGTCGCCATTCTCGAGGCGGCCCTTCGGGATACCGCAACGCCCGCGCTTGCGGCGGCATCGTGA
- a CDS encoding enoyl-CoA hydratase/isomerase family protein, translating to MNAPALTNVTTTKTQIRVTRASRACWRIALDNPPLNVMGPPMVREFRDIVSAIETDEDLKVVVFESAVEGFFLNHSDFHADFKELTGMPQGPTGLEAWPDVLVRLTRVPVVSIALIRGRATGNGSELALACDMTFASREKAVLSQWEVGVGLVAGGGPMARMPGVMGRQRALEVLLSSNDINGDLAEAYGYVNRSLPDSELDSFVDALATRIASFDKWAIANTKRLVNAASLPPDVEIAAGWEACMASIPRPSAQGRLKTFFELGFHQPGEAEDRLGSCLERLGQGA from the coding sequence ATGAACGCGCCGGCATTGACGAACGTGACGACGACGAAGACGCAGATCCGAGTCACTCGCGCCTCGCGCGCCTGCTGGCGGATCGCGCTTGACAACCCACCGCTCAACGTCATGGGTCCGCCAATGGTTCGCGAGTTCCGCGACATCGTCTCGGCGATCGAGACCGACGAGGACCTCAAGGTCGTGGTGTTCGAAAGCGCGGTCGAGGGCTTCTTTCTCAATCACAGCGATTTCCATGCCGACTTCAAGGAGCTGACGGGCATGCCGCAGGGGCCGACCGGCCTGGAGGCATGGCCCGATGTCCTCGTCCGCTTGACGCGGGTACCCGTGGTGTCGATCGCCCTGATCCGCGGCCGCGCGACGGGGAACGGCAGCGAGCTGGCGCTGGCCTGCGACATGACCTTTGCCAGCCGCGAGAAGGCGGTGCTGTCGCAATGGGAAGTGGGCGTCGGCCTGGTTGCGGGCGGAGGCCCGATGGCGCGGATGCCGGGCGTGATGGGCCGGCAACGTGCGCTAGAAGTGCTGCTGAGCTCGAACGACATTAACGGCGACCTCGCCGAGGCCTATGGCTATGTGAATCGGTCGCTGCCGGACAGCGAGCTAGACAGCTTCGTCGACGCGCTGGCGACGCGCATCGCCTCGTTCGACAAATGGGCGATCGCGAACACCAAGCGGCTGGTGAATGCCGCAAGCCTCCCGCCCGATGTCGAGATCGCCGCCGGCTGGGAAGCCTGCATGGCTTCGATCCCGCGGCCGTCCGCGCAGGGCAGGCTGAAGACGTTTTTCGAGCTGGGCTTTCATCAGCCCGGCGAAGCCGAAGACCGCCTTGGATCCTGTCTGGAGCGGCTCGGTCAGGGCGCCTGA
- a CDS encoding type 1 glutamine amidotransferase domain-containing protein, with amino-acid sequence MKVLMVITSHDQLGNTGRKTGFWLEELAAPYYVFKDAGVEITLASPKGGRPPLDPKSNEPEFRTDLTVRFEKDKAAEAQLDKTLRLDSVRQEDFDTLFYPGGHGPMWDLAEDKDSIKLIESFIAAGKTIAVVCHSTGALRHVKTPHGKLLVQGKEVTGFTNGEEEEVGLTHVVPFLVEDEMMKLGAVFSKVVNWGVHVVNDGQLITGQNPHSSGPAAKTLMAALKQKSTTARAS; translated from the coding sequence ATGAAGGTGCTGATGGTTATCACGTCCCACGATCAGCTCGGCAACACTGGCCGCAAGACGGGCTTTTGGCTCGAAGAACTCGCCGCTCCCTATTACGTCTTCAAGGACGCCGGCGTCGAGATCACGCTCGCATCGCCGAAGGGCGGACGGCCGCCGCTCGACCCGAAGAGCAATGAGCCTGAATTCCGCACCGACCTGACGGTGCGCTTCGAGAAGGACAAGGCCGCGGAGGCGCAGCTCGACAAGACGTTGCGTCTCGACAGCGTCCGGCAGGAAGACTTCGACACCCTGTTCTATCCGGGTGGCCACGGCCCGATGTGGGATCTCGCAGAAGACAAGGATTCTATCAAGCTGATCGAGTCCTTCATCGCGGCGGGCAAGACCATTGCCGTCGTCTGTCACTCCACGGGCGCGCTGCGCCACGTCAAGACGCCGCACGGCAAGCTGCTGGTGCAGGGCAAGGAAGTCACCGGCTTCACCAACGGCGAAGAGGAGGAGGTCGGCCTCACCCACGTGGTGCCGTTCCTGGTCGAAGACGAGATGATGAAGCTCGGCGCCGTATTCTCGAAGGTCGTGAACTGGGGCGTGCACGTCGTCAACGATGGCCAACTGATCACCGGCCAGAATCCGCACTCCTCGGGCCCGGCTGCGAAAACCCTGATGGCGGCGTTGAAGCAGAAGTCCACCACGGCGCGCGCTTCGTAG
- a CDS encoding MOSC and FAD-binding oxidoreductase domain-containing protein translates to MGRLLSVNVGLPRDVAWKGRTVHTGIWKNPVQGRCRARRLNLDGDGQGDLDGHGGEHRAVFVYQIESYRYWQEQLNRTDFIHGQFGENFTIEGLADDAVCIGDRYQIGSALFEVTQPRVTCYRVGIRMNEPLMPALLTSSGRPGFYFRVLQEGDVGAGDEIVKVGEANERMTIAEINALLYSSHHARASLERALRIEALSGGWRSSLEALLESQATASGSGNAGLAPASAAHPASPGFQPLPVVAIEQKSADVLSLSMQHADGRPLPPYLPGQYVVLRLRPADGGSFLFRSYSLSGPPSPDRYRISVKIEPNGAAGTWLQQHIRVGDVLDVSSPRGSFILQPSDGPVVLLSAGIGATPVLAMLHALAAVHSARPVLWLHAARDGMHHPFAAEVRGLMPALIQGRSHICYSKPDARDRLGMDFDEIGHLSRSALEAAGVQSDADVYLCGPARFMSDMKESLAAIGVAPKRIFAEIFDGAEAMTPGVVGAAKRAAHGPADDSKTGPLVSFSRSGIAAHWRSSYQSILELAEACDVPVRWACRAGVCHSCESGLVSGDIVYGPEPLDMPADGNLLICCSRPRGDIVVDL, encoded by the coding sequence ATGGGCCGGTTACTGTCAGTGAATGTCGGACTTCCGCGCGACGTCGCGTGGAAGGGACGCACCGTTCATACCGGAATCTGGAAGAACCCGGTGCAAGGCCGATGCCGGGCCAGACGACTCAATCTCGACGGAGACGGTCAAGGCGATCTGGATGGTCATGGTGGTGAACATCGCGCTGTCTTCGTCTACCAGATCGAATCCTATCGCTACTGGCAGGAACAACTGAACAGGACCGACTTCATCCACGGCCAGTTCGGCGAAAATTTCACCATTGAAGGACTGGCAGACGATGCTGTGTGTATCGGCGACCGCTACCAGATTGGCAGCGCGCTGTTCGAGGTCACGCAGCCCCGCGTCACCTGCTATCGCGTCGGCATCCGGATGAACGAGCCGCTAATGCCGGCCTTGCTGACATCCAGCGGACGCCCCGGCTTCTACTTCCGTGTCTTGCAGGAAGGTGACGTGGGCGCCGGCGACGAAATCGTGAAAGTGGGCGAAGCGAACGAGCGGATGACGATCGCCGAGATCAATGCGCTGCTTTATTCGTCCCATCATGCGCGCGCTAGCCTGGAGCGAGCATTGCGGATCGAGGCTCTTTCAGGCGGGTGGCGTTCATCGCTCGAAGCGCTCTTGGAGAGTCAAGCGACTGCTTCGGGCAGCGGCAATGCCGGACTCGCGCCAGCTTCAGCCGCGCATCCCGCCTCCCCTGGATTTCAGCCGCTACCAGTGGTAGCGATCGAGCAGAAATCGGCCGACGTTCTTTCGCTGTCGATGCAGCATGCCGACGGCCGGCCACTACCTCCGTATCTGCCTGGTCAATATGTGGTCTTGCGTCTTCGGCCTGCCGACGGCGGCTCATTCCTCTTTCGCAGCTACTCGCTGTCCGGCCCTCCCTCGCCGGATCGTTACCGCATCAGTGTTAAGATCGAACCTAATGGAGCGGCTGGAACATGGCTGCAGCAGCATATCCGGGTGGGCGATGTGCTCGACGTCAGCTCCCCGCGTGGCAGCTTCATCCTGCAGCCTAGCGACGGCCCCGTGGTGTTGCTCAGCGCAGGCATCGGGGCGACGCCCGTTCTGGCGATGTTGCATGCGCTGGCAGCTGTGCACTCGGCGCGACCAGTCTTGTGGCTGCACGCGGCACGCGACGGGATGCATCATCCATTTGCCGCTGAAGTCCGAGGTCTTATGCCGGCGCTGATCCAGGGCCGCAGCCATATCTGCTACAGCAAGCCGGACGCACGCGACAGGCTGGGCATGGATTTTGACGAGATCGGACACTTATCGCGGTCGGCGCTGGAGGCAGCCGGCGTCCAAAGTGATGCGGACGTCTATCTCTGCGGTCCCGCCCGCTTCATGTCGGACATGAAGGAGTCTCTTGCCGCCATCGGGGTCGCACCGAAACGTATTTTCGCTGAGATCTTCGATGGCGCCGAAGCGATGACCCCGGGAGTCGTCGGTGCGGCGAAGCGAGCCGCGCATGGTCCCGCGGACGACAGCAAGACAGGCCCGCTGGTGTCCTTCTCGCGCAGCGGAATCGCGGCACATTGGAGGTCGTCTTATCAAAGCATCCTGGAACTGGCGGAAGCTTGCGACGTCCCGGTGCGGTGGGCCTGCCGGGCAGGCGTCTGTCACAGTTGCGAAAGCGGACTGGTGTCCGGAGACATCGTCTACGGCCCGGAGCCGCTCGACATGCCGGCCGACGGCAATCTTCTCATCTGCTGCTCGCGACCGCGCGGCGACATTGTCGTCGATTTGTGA
- a CDS encoding alpha/beta fold hydrolase, with the protein MVLQQTLQNIARRRFLEMTAGAVTAVQLMPDRAANATLVVDRPIELAEADTRGPSSAFSSLKQIDAGVLNVGYVEAGPADGPVAILLHGWPYDIHSFGEVTPHLASAGFRVIVPYARGYGSTTFRASETFRTGQPSALAVDTIALMDVLNIKQAILAGFDWGARTADIVAALWPDRVKGIVSVSGYLIGSQAAGKVPLPPKAELQWWYQYYFATDRGREGYEKYRRDFAELIWRLASPRWQFSDATFARSAASFDNPDHVDIVIHNYRWRLGLAKGDPALDELEVKLAAAPQVGVPAITLEGDENGAPHPDPSAYAKKFSGKYIHRLVKGGIGHNLPQEAPAAFAQAVIDISKS; encoded by the coding sequence ATGGTCTTGCAACAAACCCTTCAGAATATCGCACGCCGGCGCTTTCTGGAAATGACCGCCGGAGCAGTGACGGCGGTGCAGCTCATGCCCGACCGCGCGGCGAATGCGACGCTCGTTGTCGACAGGCCGATTGAACTCGCGGAAGCCGACACTCGCGGTCCGTCTTCGGCCTTTTCATCGCTGAAGCAGATCGATGCCGGTGTGCTCAATGTCGGATACGTGGAAGCCGGCCCTGCTGACGGCCCGGTCGCCATCCTTCTACATGGCTGGCCCTATGACATTCACAGCTTCGGTGAGGTGACCCCGCATCTCGCGTCGGCAGGCTTTCGCGTCATCGTCCCCTATGCGCGCGGATACGGTTCCACGACCTTCCGGGCGAGCGAAACGTTCAGGACTGGGCAGCCGTCCGCGCTCGCGGTCGACACGATCGCCCTGATGGACGTGCTCAACATCAAGCAGGCGATCCTGGCCGGTTTCGATTGGGGCGCGCGCACCGCCGATATCGTGGCCGCACTTTGGCCGGATCGCGTCAAGGGCATCGTCTCAGTCAGCGGCTATCTGATCGGCAGCCAGGCCGCCGGCAAGGTGCCGTTGCCGCCGAAGGCCGAGCTGCAGTGGTGGTATCAGTACTACTTTGCGACGGATCGCGGCCGCGAGGGATACGAGAAGTATCGGCGCGATTTTGCCGAGCTGATCTGGAGGCTCGCCTCGCCGAGGTGGCAGTTCAGTGACGCGACGTTTGCACGGAGTGCCGCGTCTTTCGACAATCCGGATCACGTCGATATCGTCATTCACAATTATCGCTGGCGTCTCGGACTTGCGAAGGGCGATCCGGCCCTCGACGAGCTGGAGGTGAAGCTGGCCGCGGCGCCGCAGGTTGGCGTACCGGCCATCACGCTCGAAGGCGATGAGAACGGCGCGCCGCATCCTGACCCGTCGGCCTACGCCAAGAAATTCTCCGGCAAGTATATACACCGCCTCGTCAAGGGCGGCATCGGCCACAATCTGCCGCAAGAAGCTCCCGCAGCCTTTGCGCAGGCCGTCATCGACATCAGCAAGAGCTGA
- a CDS encoding epoxide hydrolase family protein — protein sequence MTTALETRQDRRRFLKNAAMGIAFAGAASLFSAHPASAAKGEDIRPFHVSIPKDALDDLHRRLTATRWPDRETVADASQGVRLRTIQQLVQYWRTDYDWRKIEARLNALPQFVTEIDGIDIHFIHVRSKHENALPLIVTHGWPGSIIEQLKIVDPLTNPTANGAGASDAFHLVIPSMPGYGFSGRPTATGWNPQRIARAWTVLMKRLGYTRYVAQGGDWGNAVTEQMALLVPPELLGIHTNMPATVPDDIAKALQPGGTMPSDLSADEKHAYEQLDDFYKHGLGYAIEMANRPQTLQGIVDSPSGLAAFILDHDIRSYELIARVFDGKEEGLTRDDILDNITLYWLTNTAISSARLYWENKLNFFEPKHIAIPVAVSVFPDEIYAAPRTWTERAYPKLIHFNRLDKGGHFAAWEQPKLFSMEMRSAFRSLRQSI from the coding sequence ATGACGACCGCCCTCGAAACCCGCCAGGACCGTCGTCGGTTTCTGAAAAACGCGGCGATGGGGATTGCATTCGCTGGCGCGGCCAGCTTGTTCTCGGCGCATCCGGCGTCTGCCGCCAAGGGCGAGGACATCCGCCCGTTCCATGTCAGCATTCCCAAGGATGCGCTTGACGATCTACACCGTCGCTTGACCGCGACCCGCTGGCCCGATCGTGAGACTGTTGCCGACGCGTCCCAGGGCGTGCGGCTGAGGACGATCCAGCAACTCGTGCAGTATTGGCGGACCGACTACGACTGGCGCAAGATTGAGGCGCGGCTCAACGCGTTACCCCAGTTTGTGACCGAAATTGACGGAATCGACATCCACTTCATCCACGTGCGCTCGAAGCACGAGAATGCGCTACCGCTCATCGTCACGCATGGCTGGCCGGGATCGATTATCGAGCAGCTCAAGATCGTCGATCCCCTGACCAATCCGACGGCGAACGGAGCCGGCGCTTCGGATGCCTTCCATCTCGTGATCCCGTCGATGCCGGGTTACGGTTTCTCGGGCCGGCCGACGGCGACGGGGTGGAATCCCCAACGCATAGCGCGAGCCTGGACCGTGCTGATGAAGCGTCTCGGTTACACCCGCTACGTCGCGCAGGGCGGCGACTGGGGCAATGCCGTCACCGAGCAGATGGCGCTGCTTGTGCCGCCGGAACTGCTCGGCATTCACACCAACATGCCGGCCACGGTTCCGGACGACATCGCCAAGGCATTGCAGCCCGGCGGCACCATGCCTTCCGATCTGTCGGCCGACGAAAAACACGCCTATGAGCAGCTTGACGACTTCTACAAGCACGGCCTGGGTTACGCCATCGAAATGGCGAACCGTCCGCAGACGCTGCAGGGGATCGTCGATTCGCCGTCCGGCCTGGCGGCCTTCATTCTGGATCACGACATCCGCAGTTATGAACTCATTGCTCGCGTCTTCGACGGCAAAGAGGAAGGGCTGACGCGCGATGACATCCTCGACAACATCACGCTCTACTGGCTCACGAACACAGCGATCTCGTCGGCACGACTGTACTGGGAAAACAAGCTGAACTTCTTCGAGCCGAAGCACATCGCGATCCCGGTCGCCGTCAGCGTCTTTCCGGACGAGATCTATGCGGCGCCGCGGACCTGGACGGAACGCGCCTATCCGAAGCTGATCCACTTCAACAGGCTCGACAAGGGCGGTCACTTTGCCGCCTGGGAGCAGCCAAAATTGTTCAGCATGGAAATGCGCTCGGCTTTCCGCTCGCTGCGTCAATCGATCTGA
- a CDS encoding enoyl-CoA hydratase/isomerase family protein yields MNRPERAFPRQEIRLERRLPTYWRVTFDLPPVNIFGPRETLRLGEIITAIEQDEQVKVVVFDSAVDGFFITHYDFLAPLEESANIPPGPTGLQALPDMLVRLSKAPVVSIASIRGRATGVGSELALASDMRFASREKAILSQWEVGAGLVPGGGPMARLPRLMGRGRALEVLLSADDINGDLAERYGYVNRSIPDAELDGFVDALAMRIASFDKQAIADTKQLVDVASLPRDSEIKPEWDAFIAALGRPASQKRIKALMDRGFHRAGDVENRLGFYVGQLGS; encoded by the coding sequence ATGAATCGCCCTGAAAGAGCTTTTCCGCGCCAGGAAATCCGCCTCGAGCGCCGCCTGCCGACATATTGGCGGGTCACCTTCGATCTCCCGCCGGTCAACATCTTTGGGCCGAGAGAGACGCTGCGCCTCGGCGAGATCATCACGGCGATCGAGCAGGATGAGCAGGTTAAGGTCGTGGTGTTCGACAGCGCCGTCGATGGCTTCTTCATCACGCATTATGACTTCCTCGCGCCGCTCGAGGAATCGGCGAACATTCCGCCGGGGCCCACCGGCTTGCAGGCCCTGCCGGATATGCTGGTACGTCTCAGCAAGGCGCCGGTAGTATCGATCGCCTCGATCCGCGGTCGCGCAACCGGGGTCGGCAGCGAACTGGCGCTCGCGAGCGACATGCGGTTCGCAAGTCGCGAGAAGGCGATCCTGTCCCAATGGGAAGTCGGCGCGGGCCTGGTGCCCGGCGGCGGCCCGATGGCGCGATTGCCGCGACTGATGGGCCGCGGCCGCGCGCTGGAGGTTCTGCTGAGTGCTGACGACATCAACGGCGATCTCGCCGAGCGTTACGGCTACGTCAATCGCTCCATTCCGGACGCCGAATTGGACGGCTTCGTCGATGCGCTCGCAATGCGGATCGCTTCATTTGACAAGCAGGCGATCGCGGATACGAAGCAACTGGTCGATGTTGCGAGCCTACCGCGGGATTCGGAGATCAAGCCCGAGTGGGACGCCTTCATCGCGGCGCTTGGACGGCCCGCCAGCCAGAAGCGGATCAAGGCGCTGATGGACCGTGGCTTCCACCGCGCCGGAGACGTCGAGAATCGGCTTGGCTTTTACGTCGGGCAACTCGGCAGCTGA
- a CDS encoding (2Fe-2S)-binding protein: MAFAITINGTTHSVDVDGDTPLLWVLRDVLGMTGTKFGCGMALCGACTVHVDGAATRSCITTIDSVGAAKVMTIEAIGATPAGEKIQKAWLDHEVAQCGYCQSGQIMSASALLADNPRPTDKDIDDAMSGNICRCGTYVRIREAIKVAAQAHGKAGQP; the protein is encoded by the coding sequence ATGGCCTTTGCCATCACGATTAACGGAACAACGCACAGCGTCGATGTCGACGGCGACACTCCCCTGCTTTGGGTTCTGCGAGACGTGCTCGGGATGACCGGTACGAAATTCGGCTGCGGCATGGCACTATGCGGGGCGTGCACGGTCCATGTCGACGGCGCTGCTACGCGCTCCTGTATCACGACGATCGACAGCGTTGGTGCCGCCAAGGTCATGACGATCGAGGCGATCGGCGCGACTCCGGCAGGCGAGAAGATCCAGAAAGCCTGGCTCGATCACGAGGTGGCGCAGTGCGGGTACTGCCAGTCCGGCCAGATCATGTCGGCCTCCGCGCTGCTCGCCGACAATCCGCGCCCGACAGATAAAGATATCGACGACGCCATGAGCGGCAACATCTGCCGGTGCGGCACCTACGTTCGCATCCGCGAGGCAATCAAGGTCGCGGCGCAGGCGCACGGAAAGGCGGGCCAGCCATGA